The bacterium genome has a window encoding:
- a CDS encoding site-specific DNA-methyltransferase, giving the protein MDNKRKLETPILGKNLSTVWQIRPEPHNFQRELGVNVDHFAAFPKALCEIPIKFGCPKNGIVLDPFMGTGTTAVVAYKLGRNWLGIELNPEYIKIANKRLEPLIRQNRLL; this is encoded by the coding sequence ATGGATAACAAAAGGAAATTAGAGACACCAATTTTAGGAAAAAATCTTTCCACAGTTTGGCAAATTAGACCCGAGCCTCACAACTTCCAGCGTGAACTTGGTGTAAATGTTGATCATTTCGCAGCTTTCCCAAAAGCGTTATGCGAGATACCAATTAAATTTGGTTGTCCTAAAAATGGCATAGTATTAGATCCATTTATGGGAACAGGAACAACGGCAGTAGTAGCTTACAAATTAGGAAGAAATTGGTTAGGAATAGAATTAAATCCAGAATATATAAAAATAGCAAATAAAAGACTAGAGCCTTTAATTAGGCAAAATAGATTATTATGA
- a CDS encoding DUF559 domain-containing protein: MNFFKYIPTIRKNYENWKPLCCPYSIFDWNLVFTEIESNVWSDIRYWGLPFYPQFPVRKYFIDFADPIWKIGIEVDGKYHKKREQGRKDLKKDEYLRNKGWFIFRISGRWTYGGTPLWRKYIQITQECSIVE, translated from the coding sequence ATGAATTTTTTCAAATATATACCAACAATTAGAAAAAATTATGAAAATTGGAAACCCCTTTGTTGTCCTTATAGTATTTTTGATTGGAATTTAGTTTTTACAGAAATTGAAAGTAATGTTTGGAGCGATATTCGTTATTGGGGACTTCCATTCTATCCTCAATTTCCAGTTAGAAAATATTTTATAGATTTTGCTGATCCTATTTGGAAAATAGGAATAGAAGTAGACGGAAAATACCATAAAAAGAGGGAACAAGGCAGAAAAGATTTGAAAAAAGATGAATATCTTAGAAATAAAGGTTGGTTTATATTCAGGATTTCTGGAAGGTGGACTTACGGAGGGACTCCTCTTTGGAGAAAATATATTCAAATTACTCAGGAGTGTTCAATAGTAGAGTAA
- a CDS encoding helix-turn-helix domain-containing protein — translation MEQKEKQQFPDPKKREFQIVDLREKPEKMKMVDYLFERGINTVEQLKELLESLFILIPLEIAKRKDLAASEKLLFAEINILTKQKGFCYASNQYLAEQIGFTKSNIRSLIKKLEKKDLIKTEFERNKEGTWRKIFILKERGKTLQCPPGDTTISPGVILQYHPGDTTIAYKREIEIRNRKKDIVASQRGFFLKKFSFKEKLEKMKKDRNRHIQIIALYWQFKSYFFENKDQYQAALRRELRPARALVGYSDQTITEVMYWLEDNTDFKWTLETVHKYIDEPLGELKKSKT, via the coding sequence ATGGAACAAAAAGAAAAACAACAATTTCCAGATCCAAAAAAAAGAGAATTTCAAATCGTAGATTTAAGAGAAAAACCAGAAAAAATGAAAATGGTTGATTATTTGTTTGAAAGAGGAATAAATACTGTAGAACAGTTAAAAGAACTATTAGAAAGTCTTTTTATCTTAATTCCGCTTGAAATAGCTAAACGAAAAGATTTAGCAGCAAGTGAGAAATTACTTTTTGCTGAAATAAATATATTAACTAAGCAAAAAGGCTTTTGTTACGCTTCAAATCAGTATTTAGCAGAGCAGATAGGATTTACAAAGAGCAATATTAGATCTTTGATCAAGAAGTTGGAAAAAAAAGACTTAATTAAGACAGAGTTTGAGAGAAATAAAGAAGGAACTTGGCGGAAAATCTTCATCCTAAAAGAGAGGGGGAAGACATTACAATGTCCCCCGGGTGATACTACAATATCACCCGGGGTGATACTACAATATCACCCGGGGGATACTACAATAGCATACAAAAGAGAAATAGAGATAAGAAATAGAAAAAAAGATATTGTTGCTTCGCAACGAGGGTTTTTTTTAAAAAAATTTTCTTTTAAAGAAAAACTAGAAAAAATGAAAAAAGATAGAAATAGACATATTCAGATAATTGCTCTTTACTGGCAATTTAAAAGTTATTTCTTTGAGAATAAAGACCAATATCAGGCTGCCCTGCGGCGGGAATTAAGACCTGCTCGTGCTTTAGTAGGCTATTCAGACCAAACTATTACAGAAGTTATGTATTGGCTGGAGGATAATACTGATTTCAAATGGACTTTAGAAACCGTGCATAAATACATAGATGAGCCTTTAGGCGAATTAAAAAAAAGTAAAACATGA